In the genome of Tannockella kyphosi, one region contains:
- a CDS encoding DUF1540 domain-containing protein — MEVKKMARDVCCDVCNCVYNKKEKCQANSIIVNNCACENAHNSKETECRTFKCK; from the coding sequence ATGGAGGTGAAAAAAATGGCTAGAGATGTCTGTTGTGATGTATGTAATTGTGTTTATAATAAAAAGGAAAAGTGTCAAGCCAATTCGATTATAGTTAATAATTGTGCTTGCGAAAACGCTCATAATTCAAAAGAAACAGAGTGTAGAACTTTCAAATGTAAATAA
- a CDS encoding sporulation protein Cse60, producing MKIKIIEKSHELDLQDDLNDFLNTEIRIISLHYQVAMTYSNELEYSFSCLIVYE from the coding sequence ATGAAAATAAAAATAATAGAAAAAAGTCACGAACTTGATTTACAAGATGATTTGAATGATTTCTTAAATACGGAAATACGTATTATTTCATTACATTATCAAGTTGCTATGACATATAGCAATGAACTTGAATACAGCTTTAGTTGTTTGATAGTTTACGAATAA
- a CDS encoding aldose 1-epimerase family protein, whose amino-acid sequence MNILTNEFLEVGLHPKGAEIIKIIGKQDGLNYMWKRDPIQWANSAPILFPIIGKVVNDTYRVEGKEYHLTGHGFSRHSEYDVIESSDTKVVYQLKSNEELLKVYPYHFVLTVTYQLTGKELSCHCHVENIDSKEIYFQVGGHPAFACPLLEDESSNDYYLEFEKNETVKQRIIDSSVGFMSDQSSLFLDNEKRFFIRQQLFNTDAIVLEQLQSNYVDLKSFNHDKYIRFYMEGFNFLGIWAAKHVGGLIAIEPWVGHTDFAGFTGELKEKAGVCKLEKGKEFSCCFKIEVNQ is encoded by the coding sequence ATGAATATTTTAACAAATGAATTTTTAGAAGTAGGTTTACATCCTAAGGGAGCTGAAATCATTAAAATTATTGGGAAACAAGATGGTTTAAATTATATGTGGAAACGAGATCCAATACAATGGGCAAATAGTGCACCAATTCTATTTCCAATTATAGGAAAAGTTGTCAACGATACCTATCGAGTGGAAGGAAAAGAATATCATTTAACTGGACATGGGTTTTCACGTCATAGTGAATATGATGTAATTGAAAGTAGTGATACAAAAGTTGTATATCAATTAAAATCAAATGAAGAATTATTAAAAGTATACCCATATCATTTTGTATTAACAGTTACTTATCAATTAACAGGGAAAGAATTAAGTTGTCATTGTCATGTTGAAAATATTGATTCAAAAGAAATTTATTTCCAAGTTGGTGGTCATCCTGCTTTTGCTTGTCCACTGTTAGAAGATGAATCTAGTAATGATTATTATTTAGAGTTTGAAAAAAATGAAACTGTAAAACAAAGAATAATTGATTCTTCTGTAGGATTTATGTCTGATCAAAGTAGTTTGTTTTTAGACAATGAAAAAAGATTTTTTATTCGTCAACAATTATTTAATACAGATGCTATTGTTTTAGAACAATTACAATCTAATTATGTTGATTTAAAATCTTTTAATCATGATAAATATATTCGTTTTTATATGGAAGGATTTAATTTCTTAGGTATTTGGGCTGCTAAACATGTTGGTGGTTTAATTGCAATTGAACCTTGGGTTGGACATACTGATTTTGCTGGATTTACAGGAGAATTAAAAGAAAAAGCAGGAGTATGTAAATTAGAAAAAGGAAAAGAATTTAGTTGTTGTTTTAAAATTGAAGTGAATCAATAA
- the rbfA gene encoding 30S ribosome-binding factor RbfA, with protein sequence MVLKKDKMNGIIQRELSEIIRLEVSNKEIGFCTITAIDVTTDLSLAKVYVTFLGSGNNEERVDALNRSKGFIRSCLSKRLTIRRVPELKFIFDSSLEYGNKIESIIYDLNEKNK encoded by the coding sequence ATGGTATTAAAGAAAGATAAAATGAATGGAATAATTCAAAGAGAATTATCGGAGATTATTCGCTTAGAAGTATCAAATAAAGAAATTGGTTTTTGTACCATTACAGCAATAGATGTAACAACTGATTTATCTTTAGCCAAAGTATATGTAACCTTTTTAGGAAGTGGAAATAATGAAGAAAGAGTAGATGCTTTAAATAGATCAAAAGGATTTATTCGTTCTTGTTTATCAAAACGCTTAACGATTCGTCGTGTTCCAGAACTAAAGTTTATATTTGATAGTTCCCTTGAATACGGTAATAAAATTGAATCTATTATTTATGATCTAAATGAAAAAAATAAATAA
- the infB gene encoding translation initiation factor IF-2, with translation MAKQVKKANKKGAPKKKQLQSNFSNKKEELVLKDGVVSYEDGITVGALAEKIGQTPANVIKILFMLGTMVTINTSLNDEQVELICMEYGLEIEKQNNATEVNFEELEIVDNEEDLVARCPVVTIMGHVDHGKTTLLDTIRKSTVVDGEFGGITQHIGAYQVDLDGKKITFLDTPGHEAFTAMRARGAQVTDIVIIVVAADDGVMPQTREAIDHAKAAGVPIVVAVNKIDKEGADPERIKGELSELGLMPEEWGGETVFCEISAKQKLGIEDLLETLTVVAELADLKANPERYAYGSVVEGKLDKGRGPVATLLVENGTLRAGDPIVVGTSFGRVRQMLDDKGKIIKQAAPATPVEITGLNEVPVAGDKFMAFESEKQARSVGETRLKARQDKERGNSAALSLDDLFAQVQTGQIIDLNIIVKADVQGTAEAVKASLERIDVEGVRVNVIRSTVGGISESDVLLASASSAIIYGFNVRPDAKVRLKADEEKVEIRLHNIIYKMVEEIEAAMKGMLAPEIVERVTGQAEIRQVIKVSKVGNVAGCYVTDGFIRRNCGIRLIRDGIVVFEGNLASLKRFQDDAKEVASGYECGCSIENYNDIKEGDIIEGYIMEEVEKK, from the coding sequence ATGGCAAAACAAGTAAAAAAAGCAAACAAAAAAGGTGCTCCTAAAAAGAAACAATTACAATCAAACTTTTCAAATAAAAAAGAAGAGTTGGTTTTAAAAGACGGAGTTGTCTCTTATGAGGACGGAATTACTGTTGGTGCTTTAGCTGAAAAAATCGGTCAAACACCAGCAAATGTAATTAAAATATTATTTATGCTTGGTACAATGGTTACAATTAATACATCATTAAATGATGAACAAGTAGAATTAATTTGTATGGAATACGGATTAGAAATAGAAAAACAAAATAATGCTACAGAAGTAAATTTTGAAGAATTAGAAATAGTAGATAATGAAGAAGATCTAGTTGCTAGATGTCCAGTTGTAACAATTATGGGACATGTTGACCATGGTAAAACAACTTTATTAGATACAATTCGTAAATCAACTGTAGTTGATGGAGAATTCGGTGGAATCACACAACATATTGGTGCATATCAAGTAGACTTAGATGGAAAGAAAATTACTTTCTTAGATACACCAGGTCATGAGGCTTTTACAGCAATGCGTGCTCGTGGTGCTCAAGTTACGGATATTGTAATTATTGTTGTAGCTGCAGATGATGGTGTAATGCCTCAAACAAGAGAAGCAATTGATCATGCCAAAGCAGCTGGTGTACCAATCGTAGTTGCAGTGAATAAAATTGATAAAGAAGGAGCTGATCCTGAACGTATCAAAGGAGAATTATCTGAATTAGGATTAATGCCAGAAGAATGGGGTGGAGAAACAGTTTTCTGTGAAATCTCTGCGAAACAAAAACTTGGTATTGAAGATTTATTAGAAACTTTAACAGTAGTAGCTGAATTAGCTGACCTGAAAGCAAATCCTGAAAGATATGCATATGGTAGTGTTGTTGAAGGTAAATTAGATAAAGGTAGAGGACCTGTTGCTACTTTATTAGTTGAAAATGGTACGTTACGTGCAGGGGATCCAATTGTTGTTGGTACATCTTTTGGACGTGTTCGTCAAATGTTAGATGACAAAGGGAAAATAATTAAACAAGCAGCTCCGGCTACACCAGTAGAAATTACAGGGTTAAATGAAGTTCCAGTTGCTGGTGATAAATTTATGGCTTTTGAAAGTGAAAAACAGGCACGTAGTGTTGGTGAAACTCGTTTAAAAGCAAGACAAGATAAAGAACGTGGAAACAGTGCAGCTTTATCATTGGATGATTTATTTGCGCAAGTACAAACAGGACAAATTATTGATTTAAATATCATTGTTAAAGCGGATGTACAAGGTACTGCTGAAGCGGTAAAAGCTTCTCTTGAACGTATTGATGTAGAAGGTGTTCGTGTGAATGTAATTCGTTCTACTGTAGGAGGAATTTCTGAATCAGACGTTTTATTAGCGTCAGCATCATCAGCAATTATTTATGGGTTCAATGTTCGTCCAGATGCTAAAGTACGTTTAAAAGCGGATGAAGAAAAAGTAGAAATTCGTTTACACAATATTATTTATAAAATGGTAGAAGAAATTGAAGCTGCTATGAAGGGAATGTTAGCTCCAGAAATCGTGGAAAGAGTAACTGGTCAAGCTGAAATTCGTCAAGTAATTAAAGTTTCTAAAGTAGGTAATGTAGCTGGATGTTATGTAACTGATGGATTTATTCGTCGTAATTGTGGTATCCGTTTAATTCGCGATGGAATTGTTGTATTTGAAGGTAATTTAGCTTCTTTAAAACGTTTCCAAGATGATGCGAAAGAAGTTGCCTCTGGTTATGAATGTGGTTGTAGCATTGAAAACTACAATGACATTAAAGAAGGTGATATTATCGAAGGATATATCATGGAAGAAGTAGAAAAGAAATAG
- a CDS encoding L7Ae/L30e/S12e/Gadd45 family ribosomal protein, which produces MSLNKDVYSLLGLASRARKVVSGDLLIASIRKKESSFVIIATDASENSFKKISDKCKFYGIQYVVAGTIDEISKAIGKNNRVAIGISDHGFSKKIKEKIIGGN; this is translated from the coding sequence ATGTCATTGAATAAAGATGTCTATTCTTTACTAGGTTTGGCTAGTAGAGCAAGAAAAGTCGTTAGTGGTGATTTATTAATTGCTAGTATTCGAAAAAAAGAAAGTTCTTTTGTTATTATTGCAACAGATGCAAGTGAAAATAGTTTTAAAAAAATAAGTGATAAATGTAAGTTTTATGGTATACAATATGTAGTAGCAGGAACTATTGATGAAATATCAAAAGCAATAGGTAAAAATAATCGAGTTGCTATTGGAATAAGTGATCATGGTTTCAGTAAAAAAATAAAAGAAAAAATAATAGGAGGTAACTGA
- the rnpM gene encoding RNase P modulator RnpM — protein MKKVPLRKCVATNEQLPKKELIRVVRNKEGEVSIDPTGRLNGRGAYLKRSKEAIELAKKRGSLKRSLDVEIPEEIFVALLEYVIE, from the coding sequence ATGAAAAAAGTCCCATTAAGAAAATGCGTTGCTACAAACGAACAATTGCCAAAAAAAGAATTGATTCGTGTAGTTAGAAACAAAGAAGGAGAAGTTTCTATTGATCCTACAGGTCGCTTAAATGGTAGAGGTGCTTACTTAAAAAGAAGCAAAGAAGCTATTGAATTAGCGAAAAAAAGAGGATCACTAAAAAGATCTCTTGATGTAGAAATACCAGAAGAAATATTTGTTGCATTATTGGAGTATGTCATTGAATAA
- the nusA gene encoding transcription termination factor NusA, translating to MAGSKKFLDALHLLSEEKGIDVETFLEMLREAIEKAYKKNYLNPDANVRVIINEKNGKIRLFELRTVVDDLDDEDIEISLEEAQEINANYQIGDVVETEVDVDLIGRLAAIQTKQLFRQKIRETEKEALYNEFADKKDDIMTGIVDRVEEKFAIVNIGKTGAFLASNQQIPGEKLVEGQHLKVYVSDVDRGTKGTHIVVSRVEPNLVKRLFEIEVPEVYDGTVEIKSVSREPGERTKMAVYTANENIDPIGSCVGPKGSRVKNVVDELQGEMIDIIEWSSDPVKFISHALSPSQVLSVKINEATHSASVIVPDNQLSLAIGKRGQNARLAVRLTGWKIDIKPFSEAVTLGLITLDQPVEVDEEFETEFEQAMLVTEADETVVEEVIEEVIEEVVEEVVVEEVKEEEPAITLTDIVIEPAVEEAEGEEVTDGVKLIHEEENEETEYDSKYDEEIDYDEYDEYYDAD from the coding sequence GTGGCTGGTAGTAAGAAATTTTTAGATGCATTACATTTATTAAGTGAAGAAAAAGGGATTGATGTAGAAACATTCTTAGAAATGTTAAGAGAAGCAATTGAAAAAGCTTATAAGAAAAATTACTTAAATCCTGATGCAAATGTAAGAGTAATTATTAATGAAAAAAACGGAAAAATTCGTTTATTTGAATTACGTACAGTTGTAGATGATTTAGATGATGAAGATATTGAAATCTCATTGGAAGAAGCACAAGAAATTAATGCCAATTATCAAATTGGAGATGTTGTAGAAACAGAAGTAGATGTTGATTTAATTGGACGTTTAGCAGCAATTCAAACAAAACAATTATTTAGACAAAAAATTCGTGAAACTGAAAAAGAAGCTCTATACAATGAATTTGCAGACAAAAAAGATGATATCATGACTGGTATTGTTGATCGTGTAGAAGAAAAGTTTGCAATAGTAAATATTGGAAAAACTGGTGCATTTTTAGCTAGTAACCAACAAATCCCAGGAGAGAAACTAGTAGAAGGACAACATTTAAAAGTATATGTAAGTGATGTTGATCGTGGAACAAAAGGGACACATATCGTTGTAAGTCGTGTAGAACCTAATTTAGTAAAACGTTTATTCGAAATCGAAGTACCAGAAGTATATGATGGTACAGTAGAAATCAAATCAGTTTCTCGTGAACCAGGAGAAAGAACAAAAATGGCAGTATATACTGCTAACGAAAACATTGATCCTATTGGATCATGTGTAGGACCAAAAGGTTCTCGTGTTAAAAATGTGGTAGATGAACTACAAGGAGAAATGATTGATATTATTGAATGGTCAAGTGACCCAGTTAAATTTATCTCTCATGCTTTAAGCCCTTCACAAGTTTTATCTGTTAAAATTAACGAGGCTACACATAGTGCTTCTGTTATTGTTCCTGATAATCAATTATCTTTAGCAATTGGTAAACGTGGACAAAATGCTCGTTTAGCTGTTCGATTAACAGGATGGAAGATTGATATTAAACCATTTAGTGAAGCTGTAACATTAGGATTAATCACGTTAGATCAACCAGTTGAAGTTGATGAAGAATTTGAAACTGAGTTTGAACAAGCTATGTTAGTTACAGAAGCTGACGAAACAGTAGTTGAAGAAGTAATTGAAGAAGTAATTGAAGAAGTAGTTGAAGAAGTAGTTGTAGAGGAAGTAAAAGAAGAAGAACCAGCAATAACTTTAACTGATATTGTTATTGAACCTGCAGTAGAAGAAGCTGAGGGTGAAGAAGTAACAGATGGTGTTAAATTAATTCATGAAGAAGAAAACGAAGAAACAGAATACGATAGTAAATATGATGAAGAAATCGATTACGATGAGTATGATGAATATTACGACGCTGATTAG
- a CDS encoding ribosome maturation factor RimP: MELLDQITTIIKPILETNDVYLDDIEYVKEGNEMYLRIYIEKNNGALDMDTCVTVSEAISLAMDEQDPIKDEYYLEVSSPGAEKQLKNWEQVQDSIGHYVYAQFIEPTSGNNEVEGTIISIEDTMITFEYLVKNIKKKMVVDYKNIKYIRLAVKF; the protein is encoded by the coding sequence ATGGAATTACTTGATCAAATTACTACAATAATTAAACCTATTTTAGAAACAAATGATGTTTATTTAGATGATATTGAATATGTAAAAGAAGGTAATGAAATGTATTTACGTATTTATATTGAAAAAAACAATGGTGCATTGGATATGGATACATGTGTAACTGTTAGTGAGGCAATTAGTTTAGCAATGGATGAACAAGATCCTATTAAAGATGAGTATTATTTAGAGGTATCATCACCTGGAGCTGAAAAACAATTAAAAAATTGGGAACAGGTACAAGATTCAATTGGACATTATGTCTATGCGCAATTTATTGAACCAACATCAGGAAATAATGAGGTAGAAGGTACTATTATTTCTATTGAGGATACGATGATAACTTTTGAATATCTTGTAAAGAATATTAAGAAAAAAATGGTAGTAGATTATAAAAATATAAAGTATATTCGATTAGCTGTTAAATTTTAG
- a CDS encoding transglutaminase domain-containing protein: MVNIKQFLLDNFIEKSKLKKNILLFIVISIGCFCTAFYYLGYDTVCITRTVELGDEVTASFFEKRGFGEISFVDEIETYEASNVGEFEIMIKKGFFTHICTLVVEDTIAPSASSVDIVISFLDSVTIEELFDDLDDVATVTYSFINEIDYSSYEKQEINISLIDESGNETIVTSFITITADTTAPIIDAPEKISVYVGGSISYLSQITITDDSDYELDIDNSKVNLNSVGTYEVLVTATDVLGNSSTQTINVIVEEEEIASSIEESDYEVIQNLADELLSELIDDSMSLTEKASAIYYWCRNSIKYTGSSDKTDWIKEAYDGLVYQSGDCFTYASTAKILLTQAGIPNLDIERTPTETTTYYSHYWNLVDVGNGWVHFDSTYRSDGTIIFLWDTETLLEYSDSHNYCHNFTASDYPTIN, translated from the coding sequence ATGGTGAACATCAAACAGTTTTTACTAGATAATTTTATTGAAAAGTCTAAACTTAAAAAAAATATTTTATTATTTATTGTCATCAGTATAGGATGTTTTTGTACCGCATTTTATTATTTGGGATATGATACTGTTTGTATTACTAGAACAGTAGAATTAGGAGACGAAGTAACTGCCTCTTTTTTTGAAAAAAGAGGATTTGGAGAAATATCTTTTGTAGATGAAATTGAAACATATGAAGCATCTAATGTAGGTGAATTTGAGATAATGATAAAAAAAGGTTTTTTTACCCATATATGTACTTTGGTAGTTGAGGATACTATTGCACCGAGTGCAAGTAGTGTAGATATTGTCATAAGCTTTTTAGATAGTGTTACAATAGAAGAATTATTCGATGACCTTGATGATGTGGCTACCGTTACATACTCTTTTATAAATGAAATTGACTATTCAAGTTATGAAAAACAGGAAATTAATATATCATTAATCGATGAGTCAGGGAATGAAACGATAGTAACCAGTTTTATCACAATCACTGCGGATACGACTGCCCCTATTATTGATGCACCTGAGAAAATTAGTGTTTATGTGGGGGGATCTATTTCATATTTATCACAAATCACTATTACAGATGATAGTGACTACGAACTTGATATTGATAATTCAAAAGTTAATCTTAACAGCGTAGGAACATATGAGGTTTTGGTTACTGCAACTGATGTATTAGGAAATTCGTCTACTCAAACAATCAATGTGATTGTTGAAGAGGAGGAAATAGCATCTTCAATTGAAGAAAGTGATTATGAAGTAATACAAAACCTTGCTGATGAACTTTTATCTGAATTGATAGACGATTCTATGTCACTAACAGAAAAAGCTTCAGCTATCTATTATTGGTGTCGTAATTCAATTAAGTACACAGGTAGTTCGGATAAAACGGATTGGATAAAAGAAGCTTATGATGGTTTGGTTTATCAAAGTGGTGATTGTTTCACATATGCATCAACAGCTAAAATTTTATTAACGCAAGCTGGTATTCCTAATCTTGATATAGAAAGAACACCTACTGAAACAACAACATATTATAGTCATTATTGGAATTTGGTTGATGTTGGTAATGGATGGGTACATTTTGATTCAACTTATCGTTCTGATGGAACTATTATTTTCCTGTGGGATACAGAGACATTGTTGGAATATTCAGATTCTCATAACTATTGTCATAATTTTACAGCATCAGATTATCCTACGATTAATTAA
- a CDS encoding SLC13 family permease gives MKKNTIHILIGPILFLSCIAFLPESIFTTFEMRAAIGTVAWMAYWWVSSCMDYAVTGFLPIAINAIIEMTSMSSVIANYASETILLLLGASILTVSWEEVELDKRIAYVFLGLIGSSLTSQIIFWFVLSVAMSAVLPNAIVCATVVPIAVSMLRYIGIENINKSEVGSILLLTIAWGAGLGGLASPLGGAMNLVVVDYIEQYTGSEFMYIDWVIKFFPVMIVLIVSNLAFLLVIKPKNIQLEGSKAYFVEKNKELGKMSKNEAMCLLLFVIATILSFTRSFYEHLLPGLEPAYIFIICALISFLFKKENGEKLMVWKNVQKKIVWELIYVFAGGLAVGTLINGSGAAQALGNLLSTVQFQNEMMLVFVIIALTIVLSDLTSNTATAAVAIPIVLSLALALNLNPIPYMLAASVGVNLSYCMPTSIRAIPVGYGLNPQYMFKHGIKLTVIVVLLMTVVVWALMTYIPSFSILI, from the coding sequence ATGAAAAAGAATACTATACATATCCTAATAGGGCCAATCCTATTTCTATCATGCATTGCATTCTTACCAGAAAGTATTTTTACTACGTTTGAAATGAGAGCAGCTATTGGTACGGTTGCTTGGATGGCGTATTGGTGGGTTAGTTCATGCATGGACTATGCAGTAACAGGCTTTTTACCAATAGCAATTAATGCGATTATTGAAATGACATCTATGTCTAGTGTAATAGCAAACTATGCTTCAGAAACAATCTTATTACTTTTAGGAGCATCTATATTAACAGTTTCATGGGAAGAGGTAGAATTAGACAAAAGAATTGCTTATGTCTTCTTAGGGTTAATAGGCTCTTCTTTGACTTCACAAATTATATTTTGGTTTGTATTATCGGTGGCTATGTCTGCTGTATTACCAAATGCAATCGTGTGTGCAACAGTTGTACCTATTGCTGTATCAATGCTTCGCTATATTGGTATAGAAAATATTAATAAAAGTGAAGTGGGATCTATTTTATTACTAACTATTGCTTGGGGTGCTGGATTAGGGGGATTGGCTAGTCCATTAGGAGGAGCAATGAATTTAGTAGTGGTTGATTATATTGAGCAATATACAGGAAGTGAGTTTATGTATATTGATTGGGTAATTAAATTTTTCCCTGTGATGATTGTTTTAATTGTATCTAATTTGGCTTTCTTATTGGTTATTAAACCTAAGAACATTCAATTAGAAGGATCAAAAGCATATTTTGTTGAAAAGAACAAAGAACTTGGGAAGATGAGTAAAAATGAAGCAATGTGCTTATTATTATTTGTTATTGCAACAATCTTGTCATTTACAAGATCATTCTATGAACATTTATTACCAGGTTTAGAACCTGCTTATATTTTTATTATATGTGCATTAATTAGTTTTCTTTTCAAAAAAGAAAATGGAGAGAAACTAATGGTTTGGAAGAATGTTCAAAAGAAAATAGTATGGGAATTAATTTATGTATTTGCAGGAGGTTTAGCAGTAGGGACATTAATTAATGGTAGTGGAGCAGCACAAGCTTTAGGTAATTTACTTTCTACTGTACAGTTTCAAAATGAAATGATGTTAGTGTTTGTAATTATTGCATTAACGATTGTTTTATCGGATTTAACAAGTAACACTGCAACTGCTGCAGTAGCAATACCAATTGTTTTAAGTTTAGCGTTAGCACTAAACTTAAATCCGATTCCATATATGTTGGCAGCAAGTGTAGGGGTTAATCTATCTTATTGTATGCCTACATCGATTCGTGCAATACCAGTAGGATATGGGTTGAACCCACAGTATATGTTTAAACATGGGATTAAACTAACGGTGATAGTTGTCTTACTCATGACGGTTGTTGTTTGGGCTTTAATGACATACATACCTAGTTTCAGTATATTAATTTAA
- a CDS encoding phosphopantetheine-binding protein, whose amino-acid sequence MKEQIIEILNTVNPGVDYEKETKLIDSRILDSLSIISLVSELSFAFDVEIDVMDLVPENLNSVDAIVELISELQG is encoded by the coding sequence ATGAAAGAACAAATTATTGAGATTTTAAACACAGTAAATCCAGGAGTAGATTATGAAAAAGAGACAAAATTAATTGATTCACGTATTTTAGATTCATTATCTATTATTAGTTTAGTAAGTGAACTAAGTTTTGCATTTGATGTAGAAATAGATGTAATGGATTTAGTGCCAGAAAATTTAAATTCTGTTGATGCAATCGTTGAATTAATTAGTGAATTACAAGGGTAA
- a CDS encoding IS110 family RNA-guided transposase has product MTYYVGIDIAKTTHYACVITTHGEVIHQPFPFDNSKEGFHLLLSKISSIDKEDILIGFESTAHYHQNLHSYLSTFGYHCELINPIISKQFRGLSVRNAKTDKIDAMSIAQLLSYQYNNSQGQDFLVSDLRVYCDERVRLTKQKTKLYIQLTAELDRVFPELKSFFKGNLKTNAAHNLLKRYATAKEIKEVRNEALTKLISKNSKGFNLERIKDLKSLSKNSVGFHSNAISFRIKNIILQIELLESQLEDVEANIIEMMKEIDSAILNIPGMGYIQGAYILSAIISIDRFDSPCKVLAYAGLDPIIRQSGNFNAKRTRMSKRGNATLRYALIWAAHNVAKNSTTMNTYYLKKRSEGKSHYNALGHCSKKLVNYIYFVLNNPDEKFILE; this is encoded by the coding sequence ATGACTTATTACGTAGGCATTGATATTGCCAAAACAACGCATTATGCTTGTGTTATCACAACTCATGGTGAAGTGATTCACCAACCTTTTCCTTTTGATAATTCAAAAGAAGGGTTTCATTTATTACTTTCCAAAATATCTTCTATTGATAAAGAAGATATTCTAATTGGTTTTGAATCTACTGCTCATTACCATCAAAACTTACATTCTTATCTTTCTACTTTTGGATACCACTGCGAACTTATTAATCCCATCATATCCAAACAGTTTCGTGGTTTATCAGTTCGTAATGCTAAGACGGATAAAATTGATGCTATGTCCATTGCTCAACTTCTTTCTTATCAGTACAACAATTCACAAGGTCAAGACTTTCTTGTTTCTGACTTACGTGTATATTGTGATGAAAGAGTTCGTCTTACTAAACAAAAGACAAAACTATACATCCAACTAACTGCTGAGCTAGATCGTGTGTTCCCAGAGCTTAAATCCTTCTTTAAAGGCAATTTAAAGACGAATGCAGCCCATAATTTACTAAAACGATACGCTACAGCTAAGGAAATAAAAGAAGTTCGAAATGAGGCTTTGACAAAGTTAATTTCTAAAAATAGTAAAGGCTTCAACCTCGAACGTATCAAAGACCTTAAATCGTTAAGTAAAAATAGCGTTGGCTTTCATTCAAACGCAATCTCTTTTAGAATTAAAAATATCATACTCCAAATCGAACTTCTAGAATCGCAGTTAGAAGATGTAGAAGCAAACATCATTGAAATGATGAAAGAAATAGACAGTGCTATATTGAATATCCCAGGTATGGGCTATATTCAAGGTGCTTACATCTTATCTGCTATCATTAGTATAGACCGATTTGATAGTCCTTGTAAAGTACTAGCTTATGCAGGATTAGATCCAATCATAAGACAGTCTGGTAATTTTAATGCAAAGAGAACACGTATGTCTAAAAGAGGAAATGCTACACTACGTTATGCGCTTATATGGGCAGCTCATAATGTGGCAAAAAATTCAACAACTATGAATACTTACTATTTAAAGAAACGCAGTGAAGGAAAATCTCATTACAATGCCTTAGGGCATTGTTCAAAGAAACTAGTAAACTATATTTACTTTGTCTTAAATAATCCTGATGAAAAATTCATCTTAGAATAA